The Anopheles coluzzii chromosome 2, AcolN3, whole genome shotgun sequence genome window below encodes:
- the LOC120950537 gene encoding uncharacterized protein LOC120950537: protein MVLSHFFPYFVRPACGKTPITYHLHHGRQDTTQVWPIPPQISIDGESVTSSEEYFRMEVQKATSTHTPGRTVARRPINLNRPPPPSTAASDRVQRFIFKLNSIILSDIEERMDEDGSIVRQLERNPDRVVELLSKSSLEDDEGMDGAEVDGGEEGADETTGAGVTTRKGRRKMPHGIRRQQSMSVEETTDPTMEHPSNECAETQQNAPNLDNEQQLVLLRDIPPAVRLRALMRFKSLDSSTPDGTMVEMQKHKARRRRMKSLDTIAADDENEEEEQESAVTGEERDQDTMTDMSYDPEEEERICEELLAELRALEEADRAEAEGKLALNENELPSGGDVTETGDQSITTDHSEGDGHKTAWEKLQDYLQRVPKRRSSNYDLFYENDEEMLKTLFKRTKLKLMFHYSDSSSGSSDDTM from the coding sequence ATGGTCTTATCACATTTCTTCCCCTATTTCGTACGGCCGGCGTGCGGAAAAACTCCCATTACATACCACCTCCACCATGGCAGGCAGGACACAACGCAGGTATGGCCCATCCCGCCACAGATATCGATCGACGGTGAATCGGTGACCAGCAGCGAGGAGTACTTTCGTATGGAGGTCCAAAAAGCTACCTCCACACACACCCCGGGCCGAACGGTGGCACGTCGCCCAATCAACCTGAACCGGCCACCACCCCCCTCAACGGCTGCCTCCGACCGGGTGCAACGGTTCATTTTCAAACTCAACTCCATCATCCTCAGCGACATCGAGGAGCGGATGGATGAGGACGGTAGCATAGTGCGGCAGCTCGAACGAAACCCGGACCGTGTAGTTGAGCTGCTCAGCAAATCATCCCTCGAGGACGATGAAGGGATGGATGGTGCAGAAGTGGACGGTGGTGAGGAGGGTGCAGATGAAACCACCGGTGCAGGCGTGACCACACGAAAAGGACGTCGAAAAATGCCCCACGGAATACGAAGACAGCAATCGATGTCAGTAGAAGAGACCACAGATCCCACCATGGAGCACCCCAGCAACGAGTGTGCCGAAACGCAACAGAACGCACCGAATCTGGATAACGAGCAGCAGCTAGTACTGCTGCGGGACATTCCGCCCGCAGTGAGGCTTAGAGCTTTGATGCGATTTAAATCGCTCGATTCGTCCACACCCGACGGTACCATGGTCGAAATGCAGAAACACAAAGCTCGACGGCGACGGATGAAATCACTCGATACGATTGCGGCCGACGATGAGAACGAAGAGGAGGAACAGGAAAGCGCAGTGACGGGGGAGGAACGAGACCAAGATACCATGACCGATATGTCGTACGATCCGGAAGAGGAGGAACGCATCTGCGAGGAGCTTCTAGCCGAGCTGCGTGCTCTAGAAGAGGCAGATCGAGCCGAAGCCGAGGGTAAACTGGCGTTGAACGAAAATGAGCTTCCCAGCGGTGGCGATGTGACCGAGACCGGAGACCAATCGATTACCACCGACCATAGTGAGGGCGATGGTCACAAAACCGCCTGGGAGAAGCTGCAGGACTATTTGCAACGGGTGCCGAAACGAAGGAGTAGTAATTACGATCTCTTTTACGAAAATGACGAGGAAATGCTGAAGACACTATTTAAGCGTACGAAGTTGAAGCTGATGTTCCACTATAGTGATAGCTCGAGTGGATCCTCTGATGATACGATGTGA
- the LOC120948801 gene encoding spermine synthase isoform X1 — protein sequence MSANSILLDFSLDPARIIDEVSRKDIVRVCKEGLEKYLAGLKISYDMLTTDGYLCILSETGTGTIVTIRFFEQGLITINVEYYRKDGDEAKISFENMKMLENGLRIRLEAKRSKHLPPIKRGSSVDVYLTSSDERVIEYDIDRVLFDKRSEFQKIQIVHSRSLGNMLVLDELQNIAEADLIYTETLMCRGKEDYAGKEICILGGGDGALLYELLKEGPKMVVMLEIDEIVMQACNKYMNTICGDVLEKRTDDNYEIIVGDCMVYLRKYIKEGRKFDYVFGDLTDIPISDTPTGEIWDFIRTILESSFQVLKPDGKFMTHGNGVSCPESLRMYEDQLAKLTPKVTYTKSSAFVPSFMEEWVFYQVQREVANATESV from the exons ATGTCGGCCAATTCGATTTTGCTCGATTTTTCACTCGACCCCGCCCGTATCATCGACGAGGTGTCGCGCAAGGACATCGTGCGGGTGTGCAAGGAGGGGCTGGAGAAGTATCTGGCCGGGCTGAAGATTTCCTACGACATGCTGACGACCGATGGGTATCTGTGCATTCTGAGCGAAACCGGCACCGGAACCATCGTGACCATTCGCTTCTTCGAGCAGGGCCTGATAACGATCAACGTCGAGTACTACCGGAAGGATGGCGATGAGGCGAAGATATCCTTTGAA AACATGAAAATGCTAGAAAACGGTTTGCGCATCAGGCTGGAGGCAAAACGCTCCAAGCACCTTCCACCGATAAAACGGGGCAGTAGCGTTGACGTTTACCTAACTAGCTCAG aCGAGCGTGTCATCGAGTACGATATCGACCGCGTGCTGTTCGACAAGCGGTCCGAATTCCAGAAGATTCAGATCGTACACTCGCGAAGCCTCGGAAACATGCTGGTGCTGGATGAATTGCAAA ATATTGCCGAGGCGGATCTTATCTACACGGAGACGCTGATGTGCCGTGGTAAGGAAGATTACGCCGGGAAGGAAATTTGCATTCTGGGCGGTGGCGACGGGGCCCTGCTGTACGAGCTGCTGAAGGAAGGGCCCAAGATGGTCGTAATGCTTGAGATCGACGAAATCGTCATGCAGGCGTGCAACAAGTACATGAACACCATCTGCGGTGACGTGCTGGAGAAGCGTACGGACGACAACTATGAGATCATCGTCGGCGATTGCATGGTGTACCTGCGGAAGTACATTAAGGAGGGGCGCAAGTTTGACTACGTGTTTGGCGATCTGACGGACATCCCGATCTCGGACACTCCTACTGGTGAGATATGGGATTTCATACGCACGATCCTGGAATCGTCCTTCCAGGTGCTGAAGCCGGACGGAAAGTTTATGACACAC GGCAATGGTGTCAGCTGCCCGGAATCGCTCCGCATGTATGAGGATCAACTCGCCAAGCTAACGCCAAAGGTGACGTACACAAAGAGCTCGGCGTTTGTGCCCTCGTTTATGGAGGAATGGGTGTTCTATCAAGTGCAGCGTGAGGTCGCTAACGCCACCGAGAGCGTTTGA
- the LOC120948801 gene encoding spermine synthase isoform X2, giving the protein MSANSILLDFSLDPARIIDEVSRKDIVRVCKEGLEKYLAGLKISYDMLTTDGYLCILSETGTGTIVTIRFFEQGLITINVEYYRKDGDEAKISFEQIRELENNLVQKLKFNHGQSLPPLQRGPLTRYFPTADERVIEYDIDRVLFDKRSEFQKIQIVHSRSLGNMLVLDELQNIAEADLIYTETLMCRGKEDYAGKEICILGGGDGALLYELLKEGPKMVVMLEIDEIVMQACNKYMNTICGDVLEKRTDDNYEIIVGDCMVYLRKYIKEGRKFDYVFGDLTDIPISDTPTGEIWDFIRTILESSFQVLKPDGKFMTHGNGVSCPESLRMYEDQLAKLTPKVTYTKSSAFVPSFMEEWVFYQVQREVANATESV; this is encoded by the exons ATGTCGGCCAATTCGATTTTGCTCGATTTTTCACTCGACCCCGCCCGTATCATCGACGAGGTGTCGCGCAAGGACATCGTGCGGGTGTGCAAGGAGGGGCTGGAGAAGTATCTGGCCGGGCTGAAGATTTCCTACGACATGCTGACGACCGATGGGTATCTGTGCATTCTGAGCGAAACCGGCACCGGAACCATCGTGACCATTCGCTTCTTCGAGCAGGGCCTGATAACGATCAACGTCGAGTACTACCGGAAGGATGGCGATGAGGCGAAGATATCCTTTGAA CAAATACGAGAGCTCGAGAACAatttggtgcaaaaactaaaattcaaccatggccaatcGCTACCACCGCTCCAACGGGGTCCCTTAACCCGTTATTTCCCGACCGCAG aCGAGCGTGTCATCGAGTACGATATCGACCGCGTGCTGTTCGACAAGCGGTCCGAATTCCAGAAGATTCAGATCGTACACTCGCGAAGCCTCGGAAACATGCTGGTGCTGGATGAATTGCAAA ATATTGCCGAGGCGGATCTTATCTACACGGAGACGCTGATGTGCCGTGGTAAGGAAGATTACGCCGGGAAGGAAATTTGCATTCTGGGCGGTGGCGACGGGGCCCTGCTGTACGAGCTGCTGAAGGAAGGGCCCAAGATGGTCGTAATGCTTGAGATCGACGAAATCGTCATGCAGGCGTGCAACAAGTACATGAACACCATCTGCGGTGACGTGCTGGAGAAGCGTACGGACGACAACTATGAGATCATCGTCGGCGATTGCATGGTGTACCTGCGGAAGTACATTAAGGAGGGGCGCAAGTTTGACTACGTGTTTGGCGATCTGACGGACATCCCGATCTCGGACACTCCTACTGGTGAGATATGGGATTTCATACGCACGATCCTGGAATCGTCCTTCCAGGTGCTGAAGCCGGACGGAAAGTTTATGACACAC GGCAATGGTGTCAGCTGCCCGGAATCGCTCCGCATGTATGAGGATCAACTCGCCAAGCTAACGCCAAAGGTGACGTACACAAAGAGCTCGGCGTTTGTGCCCTCGTTTATGGAGGAATGGGTGTTCTATCAAGTGCAGCGTGAGGTCGCTAACGCCACCGAGAGCGTTTGA
- the LOC120948802 gene encoding rutC family protein UK114 gives MMSSIVRKVISTKKCPKALAPYNQAIVADRTVYCSGVLGMELDTLKLVPGGAAAQTAKALEHLTNLLSEAGSGIDKVVKTTVLLGDMNDYATVNEEYKKVFNSSFPARTCYGGVKLPLGAAVEIEAIALTGSVVHISE, from the exons ATGATGTCGTCGATCGTACGCAAAGTGATCTCCACCAAAAAGTGCCCGAAAGCGCTGGCACCGTACAA CCAAGCCATCGTGGCTGACCGCACGGTGTACTGTTCCGGTGTGCTCGGTATGGAGCTGGATACGCTGAAGCTGGTGCCGGGTGGTGCGGCCGCCCAAACGGCGAAAGCGCTGGAACATCTCACCAACCTACTGTCCGAGGCGGGCTCCGGCATTGATAAGGTTGTCAAAACGACCGTCCTGCTGGGCGATATGAACGATTACGCCACCGTGAACGAAGAGTACAAGAAAG TGTTCAACAGCAGCTTCCCAGCGCGAACCTGTTACGGGGGTGTCAAGTTGCCCCTCGGTGCTGCGGTGGAGATCGAAGCCATTGCGTTGACCGGTTCTGTGGTGCACATTTCCGAATGA
- the LOC120948800 gene encoding uncharacterized protein LOC120948800 — MANEVHRAKFKPDCFKSFPLHRAAASGLVAECTQLLADGTNPYQPTPDGWSALHAAIANRAESIVDLLLNQYEADWTIVRQTIQHQFLWKAEQTGWKSRPCLIAWTEEDCEQTVPLVASCPAGIPLSLQVFVLLRHPIHGHRFIALDVCNRTKWCAIMWLIQRLLPNGVLSLDRSDMRGDGAVNYLQLACTLSTKEIIVKLVGHGASLAVASGGLARTPFMAAGDSMRKDVIELLISRYSDRFDPFACDTNYYNLLHLMVQRQHISMVECLVNFFLHYRTTKLRETKPVALSRILCYESKDCPSLHFWNFVRSSPMKKLCAKYIGECGMELHTRLADDTIVLAVLIARGIALEYCFEQIEQNLTLLEWQDHYSRLNILHLLIRWKQLTFVEALYSRHGALVKDLFEVEEPDRDVPAYELLRQLLHNADGQGILFVVKHHRAFYLKDMEKLRQAVVIQHHSPNPSYDKALDVLGEKLPELREHIEANKKQQNIKESDFYDHLRSLCDSFKKTVLKLETDGKKLDDYLDSNGRTFLHVAASWGNKTLVERLLARNMDVMALDDKGALPIHWVYRCESIFELFLERNVPAQLAYVNPAGYNLLHICCKNGLHGDTLKVLLEHGMDVNGAAPDGQLPLSLASCCGTVSFLLEHGARIDLLNEELVTGSLRHMHYCAAIALIKRVADAPWFLKCAHIYLPWLVGDQSRHSFAWTGEEFLQKHPDIRRLLFDSLYEHSKDQMTELFARVCHRKMQSCVQWFMEYDYDIDYDYKHWNQSTPLLGLVGNIEDDVKEQLSVIERLLGKPIDVNATDAWGHNALTMFAYRFKWIRHCCGCELVLGIVSALLERGIKVDAQDSERGNTALHYAFEFGQLELVEFLIANGASVTIKNQAGKLASQMGNDMSSSLYGFIK, encoded by the exons ATGGCCAATGAAGTGCATCGTGCTAAATTTAAACCTGACTGTTTTAAAAGTTTCCCGCTGCACCGTGCCGCGGCCAGTGGATTGGTAGCCGAGTGTACGCAACTGCTAGCCGATGGCACGAACCCTTACCAACCGACCCCGGATGGATGGTCCGCACTGCATGCGGCCATAGCGAACCGGGCGGAAAGTATTGTGGATTTGCTGCTCAACCAGTACGAAGCAGATTGGACGATCGTGCGGCAAACGATCCAACATCAGTTCCTGTGGAAGGCGGAGCAGACGGGCTGGAAAAGCAGACCGTGCCTGATTGCCTGGACGGAGGAGGACTGCGAGCAGACGGTACCGCTTGTCGCGAGCTGCCCGGCCGGGATTCCACTTAGCTTGCAGGTGTTTGTACTGCTCCGCCACCCAATCCATGGGCACCGTTTCATTGCGCTTGATGTTTGCAACCGAACGAAATGGTGTGCCATTATGTGGCTCATCCAAAGACTGTTGCCGAACGGTGTGCTATCGCTTGACCGGAGCGATATGAGGGGTGATGGCGCTGTGAACTATCTCCAGCTGGCCTGCACACTTTCGACGAAGGAAATAATAGTGAAGCTCGTCGGCCACGGGGCCTCCCTGGCCGTTGCTTCCGGTGGTTTGGCCCGCACACCCTTCATGGCTGCTGGGGATTCGATGCGCAAGGATGTGATCGAGCTGCTGATCAGCAGGTACAGCGATCGATTCGATCCCTTTGCCTGCGATACGAACTATTACAACCTGTTACATTTGATGGTTCAACGGCAGCATATCAGCATGGTGGAATGTTTGGTCAACTTCTTCCTGCACTACCGCACGACCAAGCTGCGCGAAACGAAACCGGTGGCATTGAGTAGAATCCTTTGCTACGAATCAAAAGACTGCCCATCGCTCCACTTTTGGAACTTTGTACGATCATCGCCCATGAAAAAACTGTGCGCCAAGTATATCGGTGAGTGTGGCATGGAGTTGCACACGCGGCTGGCCGATGATACGATCGTACTGGCCGTTTTGATTGCACGTGGCATAGCGTTAGAGTATTGCTTCGAGCAAATTGAGCAAAATTTGACACTGCTAGAGTGGCAAGATCACTACAGCAGGCTGAACATTCTGCATCTCTTGATAAGATGGAAGCAGTTAACGTTCGTGGAAGCTCTCTATAGCAGGCATGGTGCGCTGGTGAAGGATCTGTTCGAGGTGGAAGAACCGGATAGAGACGTTCCTGCATACGAGCTGCTGCGACAGCTGCTTCACAATGCGGACGGGCAAGGGATACTGTTTGTGGTGAAACATCATCGAGCTTTTTACCTGAAGGATATGGAAAAATTGCGCCAAGCTGTTGTGATACAGCACCACAGCCCTAATCCATCTTATGATAAGGCTTTGGACGTGTTGGGGGAAAAACTGCCGGAACTACGGGAACATATAGAAGCGAATAAGAAACAGCAGAACATAAAAGAATCAG ATTTTTATGACCATTTACGGAGCCTCTGTGACAGTTTTAAGAAAACTGTCCTCAAACTGGAGACTGATGGCAAAAAGTTGGACGACTATTTGGACAGCAATGGGAGGACGTTCCTTCACGTTGCCGCATCGTGGGGAAACAAAACGCTCGTCGAACGGCTGCTCGCGCGCAACATGGATGTAATGGCGCTGGATGACAAAGGTGCCCTGCCGATACATTGGGTGTACAGGTGCGAATCTATATTCGAGCTGTTTTTGGAACGCAACGTACCGGCACAGCTAGCGTACGTGAATCCGGCCGGCTACAATCTGCTGCATATATGCTGCAAAAATGGACTACATGGCGATACGCTGAAGGTGCTGCTCGAGCACGGCATGGATGTGAACGGTGCGGCACCGGACGGACAGTTACCGCTCTCGCTGGCCTCGTGTTGCGGTACGGTATCGTTCCTGCTCGAGCACGGTGCACGCATCGATCTGTTAAACGAAGAGCTTGTGACTGGGAGTCTAAGGCACATGCATTACTGTGCAGCAATTGCGCTAATAAAGCGCGTGGCCGATGCGCCGTGGTTTCTCAAGTGTGCCCACATATACCTGCCCTGGCTGGTCGGTGATCAAAGCCGGCACAGCTTTGCCTGGACTGGCGAAGAGTTTCTGCAAAAACATCCCGACATTCGGCGTCTGCTGTTTGACAGTTTGTACGAGCACTCGAAGGATCAGATGACGGAACTGTTCGCCCGTGTGTGTCACCGAAAGATGCAGTCGTGCGTGCAGTGGTTTATGGAGTACGATTATGATATCGATTACGACTACAAACACTGGAACCAGTCGACACCACTGCTCGGACTGGTAGGCAACATCGAGGACGATGTGAAGGAACAATTGTCTGTGATCGAAAGGCTGCTCGGAAAACCGATCGATGTAAACGCTACGGATGCCTGGGGCCACAACGCTCTGACCATGTTCGCGTATAGATTCAAATGGATAAGACACTGTTGTGGGTGTGAGTTGGTGCTGGGGATTGTGTCGGCGCTGCTCGAGCGTGGCATTAAGGTGGATGCGCAGGACAGTGAGCGGGGTAATACGGCTTTACATTACGCGTTTGAGTTTGGGCAATTGGAGTTGGttgaatttttaattgcaAACGGGGCAAGCGTGACGATCAAGAATCAAGCGGGAAAGCTGGCTAGTCAAATGGGGAACGATATGAGTAGCAGCTTGTACGGGTTCATAAAGTAG